The following are encoded together in the Scytonema millei VB511283 genome:
- a CDS encoding histidine phosphatase family protein, which produces MRSKHEENRATRVILVRHGQSTYNALGLYQGSSDESVLTEVGRSDARLTGDFLKGVVFDAIYSSSLKRVQETAKEIVRVISPHIQIRVTDKLRETDLPAWQGLSFQYVRENFAQEYRLWKQHPHLFEMELRAVGETVGRQREKRAGEVGEATQNSKFKIQNSKFIPNSPHYTPHPTPYTPSTVNCQPSSRSVASTVNRQLSTINCQPQKFFPALDLYQRVREFWQEILPRHRGQTVLLVTHGGTNRALISTALGIKPDRYHCIQQSNCGISVLNFPDGFLESGQLEAMNLNTHVGEHLPKPQEGGKGLRLLLVPSGTNAVQTQSIAKFLKQVRIDFSLNSILDSYHITVQQILQHHPETVQFEVLREDIPEAWQTVISKRSKTSSEQLTTGLVMASEDAIARLIGHIFGTNSNSSERILVKKGTISCLQYPGDRHPLILQAMNILTNQNDLIHKSDLGWSMSNTITF; this is translated from the coding sequence ATGCGATCGAAGCATGAGGAAAATCGAGCAACCCGCGTTATTTTAGTACGCCACGGGCAGAGTACTTACAATGCCCTCGGTCTCTACCAAGGTAGCAGCGATGAGTCAGTATTAACTGAAGTAGGGCGTAGCGACGCGCGTTTAACTGGCGATTTTCTCAAAGGAGTAGTATTTGATGCTATCTACTCCAGTTCTTTAAAACGGGTGCAGGAAACTGCCAAAGAGATTGTGAGAGTCATCTCCCCCCATATCCAAATAAGGGTGACAGACAAGTTACGCGAAACCGATCTCCCGGCATGGCAAGGATTGTCATTTCAATACGTGCGCGAAAACTTCGCCCAGGAATATCGCCTTTGGAAGCAACACCCCCATTTATTCGAGATGGAGTTACGTGCTGTCGGTGAGACAGTAGGCAGACAAAGGGAGAAGAGAGCTGGGGAAGTTGGGGAAGCAACTCAAAATTCAAAATTCAAAATTCAAAATTCAAAATTCATTCCGAATTCTCCCCACTACACCCCACACCCCACACCCTACACCCCGTCAACCGTCAACTGTCAACCGTCTTCACGCAGTGTAGCGTCAACCGTCAACCGTCAACTGTCAACCATCAACTGTCAACCCCAAAAATTCTTTCCCGCTCTCGATTTATATCAAAGGGTGCGAGAGTTTTGGCAAGAAATATTACCGCGCCACAGGGGACAAACCGTTTTACTCGTGACTCATGGCGGAACCAACCGCGCCTTGATAAGCACGGCTTTGGGAATTAAACCCGATCGCTATCATTGCATTCAGCAGTCTAACTGCGGCATCAGCGTTCTAAATTTTCCTGACGGTTTTCTGGAGTCAGGGCAATTGGAAGCAATGAATTTAAATACTCATGTAGGAGAACACTTACCCAAGCCTCAAGAAGGGGGTAAAGGTTTACGGCTGTTGCTCGTACCTTCTGGGACAAATGCAGTACAAACTCAAAGCATAGCTAAGTTTCTTAAACAAGTGCGAATCGACTTTAGCCTCAATAGCATACTTGACTCCTACCACATTACGGTGCAACAAATTCTGCAACACCATCCAGAAACGGTACAGTTTGAGGTATTGCGAGAAGATATTCCTGAAGCTTGGCAAACAGTCATTAGTAAAAGAAGTAAGACTAGTTCCGAGCAATTGACGACTGGTTTAGTTATGGCAAGTGAAGATGCGATCGCTCGTTTAATCGGTCATATTTTCGGTACAAATTCAAATAGTTCTGAACGAATATTAGTTAAAAAAGGAACGATAAGTTGTTTGCAATATCCAGGCGATCGCCATCCACTAATTTTACAGGCAATGAATATTTTAACTAATCAAAATGACTTGATTCATAAATCAGATTTAGGGTGGTCAATGTCCAACACAATAACTTTTTAA
- a CDS encoding colanic acid biosynthesis glycosyltransferase WcaL, whose product MKIAFIVWRFPVLSEAFILNQITGLIDRGHDVRIHPVNGLPKNYTGKIHPVVEEYQLMKRTYFPPTVPEKFFPRLIKGLGLFLKNLNRGSWKTLQFFQPGKYDAEVATLKSFYRTIALLQNGSYDIIHCQFGTLAPIALAYRDANILQGKLITTFRGIDISKYVQENGITVYDQLFREGEFFLANCEFFRDRAISLGCDPTRIVVHGSGLDCSKFTFKPRHFPTNGKIKIVTTGRLVEKKGIEYGIRAIAKLVKTYSNLEYNIIGDGDLKAYFEQLITELNVGHVVKLLGWKQQKEIIEILNDCHIFMAPSVTASDGNQDAPVNTLKEAMAMGLPVISTRHGGIPELVQNGISGFLVPERDADAIATKLEFLIEHPEVWQSMGKAGREQVEAKYDMNKLNDELVAIYEQMLNEKLNRKTSIQNLQKLMHV is encoded by the coding sequence ATGAAAATCGCATTTATTGTCTGGCGCTTTCCAGTTTTATCAGAAGCCTTTATTCTGAATCAAATTACTGGTTTGATCGATCGCGGTCATGATGTCCGCATCCATCCAGTTAATGGATTGCCTAAAAACTATACGGGTAAGATACACCCCGTGGTTGAAGAATATCAGTTAATGAAACGTACTTATTTTCCGCCAACAGTACCAGAAAAGTTTTTTCCTCGTCTGATTAAAGGATTAGGTTTATTTCTGAAAAATTTGAATCGAGGTTCTTGGAAAACATTACAATTTTTTCAACCTGGTAAATATGATGCAGAAGTTGCGACTTTAAAATCTTTTTATAGAACTATAGCGCTACTTCAAAATGGTTCGTATGACATCATTCATTGTCAATTCGGTACGCTAGCGCCAATTGCTCTGGCTTATCGCGATGCTAACATTCTTCAAGGTAAGCTAATCACTACATTTCGCGGTATTGATATTAGTAAATACGTTCAAGAAAATGGTATTACTGTCTACGACCAACTTTTTAGGGAAGGTGAGTTTTTCTTAGCAAATTGCGAATTTTTCCGCGATCGCGCGATAAGTTTAGGCTGCGATCCAACAAGAATTGTCGTTCATGGTTCAGGGTTGGATTGTAGTAAATTTACTTTTAAGCCACGTCATTTTCCCACTAACGGAAAAATCAAAATTGTCACAACAGGACGCTTAGTAGAAAAGAAAGGAATAGAATACGGTATTCGTGCCATTGCTAAGTTAGTCAAGACCTACTCAAATCTTGAATACAATATTATTGGTGACGGTGACTTAAAAGCCTACTTCGAGCAATTGATTACCGAATTAAATGTCGGTCATGTTGTTAAATTACTCGGTTGGAAGCAGCAAAAAGAAATTATCGAAATTCTCAATGATTGTCATATTTTTATGGCTCCTAGCGTCACGGCATCCGATGGCAATCAAGATGCACCAGTTAATACTTTAAAAGAAGCAATGGCAATGGGATTACCTGTTATTAGTACTAGACATGGTGGCATTCCAGAATTAGTTCAAAATGGCATATCTGGATTCTTAGTTCCAGAGCGCGATGCTGATGCGATCGCTACAAAACTCGAATTTCTAATCGAACATCCTGAAGTTTGGCAAAGCATGGGAAAAGCTGGTCGAGAGCAAGTAGAAGCGAAATACGATATGAACAAATTGAACGATGAGTTAGTAGCAATCTACGAGCAAATGTTAAATGAAAAATTAAATCGAAAAACTTCAATCCAGAACCTTCAAAAACTAATGCATGTTTAG
- a CDS encoding glycosyltransferase, with protein sequence MKIAFFVARFPVLSEPFILNQIVGAIERGHEVDIYSLDGAPKDLSKVHPLVEQYQLLERTFYAPNRPDNELWRWLKGLSLLAVNFYKNPAVCLQLLNTSRYLSQAKSLKLLYRAMPFLNKKTYDIIHCQFSTLGVFGVWFRQLGLIEGKLISTFRGADISKFLPKWGDRIYQEVFQETDFFLANCEFFKNKAVALGCDSNKIHVHGSGIDCSKFAYKPRFCPADGKVKIATTGRLVEKKGIEYAIAAVAKVAQTHPNVEYYIIGDGELKTDLEQLIAGLNADRFIKLLGWKQQKEIVEVLDTCHIFMAPSVTGADGNQDAPVNTLKEAMAMGLPVISTFHGGIPELVEDGVSGFLVPERDVEAIAQKLNYLIKHPELWQQIGLSGRAQVEAKYDMDKLNDELIEIYQQVLDSKSPQKTVKKRSLVITTNR encoded by the coding sequence ATGAAAATTGCATTTTTTGTTGCTCGATTTCCCGTTCTATCAGAGCCATTTATTCTGAATCAAATTGTTGGTGCGATTGAGCGCGGTCATGAAGTTGATATTTATTCCCTAGATGGCGCTCCCAAAGATCTATCTAAAGTGCATCCTTTAGTCGAACAATATCAACTATTAGAACGAACTTTTTACGCACCCAATCGACCGGATAACGAGCTATGGCGTTGGCTGAAAGGTTTAAGTTTACTTGCAGTTAATTTCTACAAAAATCCTGCGGTCTGTTTGCAATTATTGAATACTTCTCGATACTTGAGTCAAGCAAAATCGCTGAAACTACTTTATCGAGCTATGCCATTCTTAAATAAGAAAACGTACGACATTATTCACTGTCAATTTAGCACTTTGGGAGTGTTTGGCGTGTGGTTTCGTCAACTTGGATTAATTGAAGGAAAATTAATCTCTACTTTTCGAGGCGCAGATATTAGTAAATTCTTACCCAAGTGGGGCGATCGCATTTATCAAGAAGTCTTTCAAGAAACAGATTTTTTCTTAGCAAACTGTGAGTTTTTTAAAAACAAAGCAGTTGCCTTAGGATGCGATTCAAACAAGATCCACGTCCACGGTTCGGGAATTGATTGTAGTAAGTTTGCTTACAAACCTCGATTTTGTCCTGCTGATGGCAAAGTGAAAATTGCGACGACTGGACGTTTGGTAGAAAAGAAAGGAATTGAGTATGCGATCGCCGCAGTTGCCAAAGTTGCTCAAACTCACCCAAATGTTGAATACTACATTATTGGCGATGGAGAGTTAAAAACAGATTTAGAGCAATTAATTGCTGGGTTGAATGCCGATCGGTTTATCAAATTATTAGGCTGGAAACAACAAAAAGAAATTGTTGAAGTTCTCGATACTTGTCATATTTTTATGGCTCCTAGCGTCACTGGAGCTGATGGTAATCAAGATGCACCAGTCAATACTTTAAAAGAAGCAATGGCGATGGGATTACCTGTTATTAGTACTTTCCACGGTGGCATTCCCGAACTAGTAGAAGATGGCGTATCTGGGTTTTTAGTTCCAGAACGAGATGTTGAGGCGATCGCGCAAAAATTAAACTACCTAATCAAACATCCAGAACTTTGGCAACAAATCGGTTTATCTGGTCGAGCGCAAGTAGAAGCAAAATATGATATGGACAAGTTAAACGATGAATTAATTGAAATTTATCAACAGGTATTAGATTCAAAATCACCTCAAAAAACCGTAAAGAAACGTAGTTTGGTAATCACGACAAATCGTTAG
- a CDS encoding glycosyltransferase family 2 protein: MKPIVTIVVVPRERFSCTQASLESIYAHTDFPFKLIYVDGNSPAKVRRYLETQAQEKQFEIIRTNYYLSPNHARNIGLSRVDTKYLVFVDNDVIVSPGWLTALVNCAEETGATVVGPLMCEKQPIHQRVHFAGGESRVVTDVKGRRHLREKMYKQGHNAVELRPQLKRTQTELAEFHCTLVRREIFDRIGYLDEAMLNTKEHLDFCMTVAQVGGTVYFEPESLVTYVPGPPLEWTDLHFYMLRWSDAWTLGSLQRLREKWNLSEDGYFQTKYKKLGVRRIATIIKPFVRQVSFGFENKPLKRTMKKLDRKFNRYLSDRYAKMLPQRKLELPPIQKATVPPELAKA, encoded by the coding sequence ATGAAACCTATAGTGACAATCGTTGTTGTACCTCGCGAGCGTTTTAGCTGTACTCAAGCATCTCTAGAAAGCATTTACGCACACACTGATTTTCCCTTCAAGTTAATTTATGTTGATGGCAATTCTCCAGCAAAAGTACGACGATATTTAGAAACTCAAGCCCAAGAGAAGCAATTTGAAATTATTCGGACGAATTACTATCTTTCTCCCAACCACGCACGCAACATCGGTTTGAGTCGGGTCGATACTAAATATTTAGTCTTTGTTGATAACGATGTCATAGTTTCTCCAGGCTGGTTAACCGCTTTAGTTAATTGTGCTGAAGAAACAGGAGCAACTGTGGTTGGTCCTTTAATGTGTGAAAAGCAACCTATCCACCAAAGAGTTCACTTTGCTGGTGGAGAAAGTCGTGTTGTCACTGATGTGAAAGGTAGACGACATCTACGCGAAAAAATGTACAAACAAGGACATAACGCGGTAGAATTGCGTCCTCAATTGAAACGAACTCAAACTGAATTAGCAGAATTTCATTGCACTTTAGTCCGCCGAGAAATCTTCGATCGCATTGGCTATCTTGATGAAGCTATGCTCAACACCAAAGAACACCTTGACTTTTGCATGACTGTAGCGCAAGTGGGAGGTACGGTCTATTTTGAGCCAGAGAGTTTAGTCACCTACGTACCGGGTCCACCTCTAGAATGGACGGATCTGCATTTTTATATGCTGCGTTGGAGTGACGCTTGGACTTTAGGCAGCTTACAACGCCTGCGCGAAAAGTGGAATTTATCGGAAGACGGTTATTTCCAAACCAAGTATAAAAAATTGGGGGTCAGACGCATTGCCACAATTATTAAACCCTTCGTGCGTCAGGTAAGTTTTGGGTTTGAGAATAAGCCGTTGAAGAGAACCATGAAAAAACTCGACCGAAAATTCAACCGCTATCTGAGCGATCGCTATGCCAAAATGCTGCCACAACGTAAACTGGAACTACCACCAATTCAGAAAGCAACTGTACCACCAGAGTTGGCTAAAGCGTGA
- a CDS encoding DUF938 domain-containing protein, which translates to MNNSSSRRQYAPATQRNRKPILEVLLQVLPSTGTVLEVSSGTGEHAVYFAPHLHPRNWIPSDPNPLARESIAAWRESCPTNNLCPPLALDASDPVWVVEGDKLPESLHGIDFQRDPIVAIANINMIHIAPWSACLGLMAGARRILPPGGILYLYGPFKQAGQHTAPSNAAFDESLQAQNPEWGVRDLDDVVAVARSENLSLIKTYAMPANNLSVIFQV; encoded by the coding sequence ATGAACAATTCAAGTAGCCGACGACAGTACGCTCCTGCTACTCAACGCAACCGCAAGCCGATTCTAGAAGTGCTGCTGCAAGTTTTGCCTTCTACAGGGACGGTGTTAGAGGTTTCCAGTGGTACGGGAGAACATGCAGTTTATTTTGCCCCTCACCTTCACCCGCGCAACTGGATTCCATCCGATCCAAATCCATTAGCACGAGAGAGTATTGCAGCTTGGCGAGAATCTTGTCCGACAAATAATTTATGTCCACCACTGGCGTTAGATGCTAGCGATCCGGTTTGGGTGGTAGAAGGGGACAAATTGCCAGAATCTTTACATGGTATAGATTTCCAGCGCGATCCAATTGTCGCGATCGCCAACATTAACATGATTCATATTGCCCCTTGGTCGGCTTGTCTGGGATTGATGGCAGGAGCAAGGCGAATTTTGCCACCAGGGGGTATTTTGTACTTGTACGGACCCTTCAAACAGGCGGGTCAGCATACTGCACCTAGCAATGCTGCTTTTGATGAAAGTTTACAAGCACAAAATCCAGAATGGGGCGTGCGCGACCTAGATGATGTTGTCGCAGTTGCACGCAGCGAAAATCTTTCCTTAATTAAAACTTATGCCATGCCAGCCAATAATCTTTCAGTTATTTTTCAGGTGTGA